The genomic interval TATACTTTGCACCGTTTGTTTTTTTTACTCCTTCATCtttattaagttgaaatttttataaccgttggtattattcatattaaactgtttacatcaccactacaccaacagtcACCATTAGACAGTCTGAAGCGCGTtccgataaccaagttatcgcctTCAGAACGCgcgtcagtgtaattgtgagtggtggtgtaaacagtttaTTTAGTACTTCTTTATCTTGTTTTACCAATCACCACACGTTGGGATAAATATTCCTTAGATCAGACgatgtttacaataaaaaaatgattgaaaatgaactgacaatatttttattaaaacgacAGCTGTCAAAAAAGTATAACCACTATTGTGATGTCAATGGAAATGAAAAGAACGCATGTGTTTActtaaaaaaccaaatttattcAAGTACGTCAGGAGATCGGATTTAACAACGTTGCAGGActtgaaaaattatctataGATTGTGGAAATGTTTGTATATATTGAGATATTCCGTAATCGCGGTTACGAGagggtcaaaagtcaaaaatcCTTCGCATATTTCGTCTagtctatttattttaaaatcaacggaattgttaattgaaaattacgACGATGGCGTGACTAGTTTGctcaacaaatatttattttctatcgatGGGTAATTATTAGATAACAACGTATAATTTACACcttttgataaacaaataattttatggtggttttgctaaaaataaatCGGTTGACGTCTCAGGTGCAtttcacattttataatatCGATGTTATTTATGGTGTTTCGGAAAAATTATTCCCTTtgtaattatttcgaaaactaCGTCAACTCTCATCGCAATTTGTAACGAATCTTGAATTACTTTCTGGTTTCCtcttgtaaatatttcaatagatacGTTCGCTTTGATCGTACTTCGAACTAATTGAGTGAAAGTAATCGCTTAATGACTTTTTTAATTACCATtgtagttatttaaaaaaacagacGTCAATTGTAACcgtaaatgtaaatttttcaagaatttgaGTACAATGTGACGTTAGTGAAGGATTTGAGAAATTAAATACACATTCTACCCTATCCCATCCTACCATTCTacactttttttgataattataatacttttcgatttccccttgtaattatttaaatttgatccTATTTTGAACGAAATTTGGCAGGGCAATTGTTGGTTttactcaaatattttgaaaaattatcaattttttgagtttcccttgtaattattttataacatacGTCAATTGTCACCGCCATTTTCGtggaaatgtcaattttcaacGAATTTAAATGAAAACTGTCATTAAAATTCCCCATGTAATTATTTGAAAGCTACGTCAACtgtcattaaaattttgaacgaTCTGTTAATTCTTAACGGAAATTAGTGAAATACGGGGgttattctatatatttatgCAAATAATCACGGATTTACCCTCCTATTTTGTAATTTGTACTACTTCTTGTTTTCCCCACGTAATTACTTCAATAGATACACACTTTGATCGtatttttaacgaaatattATGTTACCGAGGGTTTACGAAAGTAATCTCTGGTTTTACgtcaacattttgaaaatttgacgaCTATTTTATTTCCCCgtgtaattattttgaaatctacgtCAACTGTTATGGACATTCTGAAATAACTATCAAATTTGAACGAAACTAAGTGACACGTGACGTTACCTAAACATTTACGGAAGTAATAATACTTTTCGATCTCTCCttgtaattatttcattatttacgTTCGCCATTTTTAATGTACTGTCAAAGTGAATAGAAGATTCTAACCACACATTTcggtaattttaatatttcttcaattccCATCGTAAAATTGTTTTGGTTAgattataacctataaaatttttcgatcGCAGGATGGTTGGGATATTCGAATGAAAAGATCCAACATTTGGCGCAGAAATACATGGACGCCGGTTTCAACGCTTTCAAAGTGAAAGTcggtaaaaatttgaaagacGACGCCAAAAGATtggaatttattagaaacatcATCGGTTGGGATAAAACGTTGGTAAgacgcttttatttatttttttatttttcatattttcgacGCTAATCACATTGTCGCAGATGGTGGATGCCAATCAGGTATGGGAAGTCCAAGAAGCTATCGATTGGATGAAGGAATTGGCTAAATTCAAACCGCTCTGGATCGAAGAACCGACCTCGCCCGATGACGTTCTCGGTCACGCCGAAATATCCAAAGCTCTAAAACCTCTAGGAATCGGCGTAGCTTCCGGGGAGATGTGTTGCAACAGGGTATTATTCAAACAATTCTTGCAAACGGACGCCATACAATATTGTCAAATCGATTCGGCCCGTATCGGTGGTGTCAACGAGATCTTATCCGTTTATCTAATGGCACAAAAACTTGGAGgtttgtatttataaatttcgaTCACTTGGTGCTAAATCTGCACGAATTGTTGACTGCTCCTTATAATTTTAGTCGTTTAGATCAAATAAGTCACTTAGATCCATGTCCGGCAATTAAAATGGCTGAACATTCACTTGGtgtcaaatctgacaaagtttttgtcatttttgtcTGTTAATCGATGATGAAATGGatgaaaacatggaaaaaagtTGCACTGAACTAAATTTGGTAAAATTGTCGACCGCCTAGTAGAAATTACTTGGTGTCAACTCCGGCAATTACAGTGGATGCCAAATATCAATTCCTTGTATTGTGCAACGTTCCTGTGCCTTTTCAATACATTTGATAATTCACgtggaatcaaattttttcactcTTAGTCGGTTGACAACAAGTATAAGTCGCCAAGTCTGgcaattatataatttcatcGTATTTTTTGAGTCCATTATCTCTTAATCGGCGATAAAATAGACGAAATTGGGTAAAAAAGGCACAACGAACTGAATTTGGTGAAAGTATCGGCtgcttttggttttttttttagtttcggTCGATTTGTACCGAGTGAAAGTCACTTGGTGTCATGTCCGACGACTGCAGTGGTTTTTAAATGTCAATTCCTCGAATGATCCTAATCCTGGTGTCTTTTGGACACATTTGTCTCTTTATCTCTTTGCCAAATGTGGAAAAAAGTCGCGCTATACCAAATCCGGACAAACCGCTTCTTTGGAGCGAATGCAGTGTTTTTTGCTCGTTTTTCAATCGATTAATATGTTTTAGTAAAAGTATGTCCTCACGCCGGCGGTGTCGGTCTTTGCGAAATGGTACAACATCTACAAATGTGGGACTACGTCGCCTTATCGGGAACTTCCGATGGTAAATGGGTGGAATACGTCGATCAACAACACGAACATTTCGTTTATCCGACGTTAATAGAAAACGCTCATTATCTAGCACCGAGGGTAagtaatttcttcttctttttccttacTTTATGCAACGGGTTGAGTTTACGTTGTAGGCGCCCGGATACAACACCGAATTGAAAAAAGAAGCGATCGAAGATTACGTTTATCCGAACGGAAAGGAATGGGAAAGTATGTTCGCCAAAGGAATTTTCAGCGATCCcagaaagaagaaataaattatccgaaaaatatctgtataattgaaaattgattaaaccGTACCCCttaaaattaagaattttttttaaatttaaacatatCCAATTTCCTCTGTTTCTCTTTCGGTTTATCGCAGTCTGCGTTTTGGAATTTCCTCTTTTCTCCTACCTGGAAAcgacaaatttgaaaaagtaaaaaaatcagtGAATCGATGCGAAATTACCTCCGGAAACTTTTTGTTAACCTCCTTGGTTTCATTTTCGTACGTAACCCCGGCAAATTTATCGGTTAAACTGAGGGGATTGATCGTTTTATCGAATTTCGGTTTCTGGAGACGTTTCAAAAACGGATTCACTTCTTCTCTTTCCATTTGCTGaaattaagaaagaaaaaatgattcgTCTGCTTGGATGTAATACGAATTTGATTACCTCTGTATCTATGGTAGTGTCGCTGAATGAATTTGGGGTGGAAATTTCctggaaacaaaattttttaaaacgaaattaTCGCGATTTGATTAGATTCTTACTGTGTTTAGGGTAGTTTCCGTTACATCTGGGGTAGCCGGAACTTCTTTAAACGTTTCCCGTTTCAATTTCGGTGTGCGttttagatttaattttatattagtcGGTTTTCGGGATGTAGTTTCCTCTTTTTCTGTATCCTGTAATGTTTCTTTGCCATTTTCGGATTCTAGCGTAAGTTTCGTTAGTAGATTCGTTAATTTTTCCGCTAGTCtctttttatctaattttgaGGCGTATTTTAACGCTAACGATATTATTTGGGGGTTCAATACGATTTCCATCAATTCTAACGCCCTTTCATCTAAATTATTCTTGCAAGCcaactgaaaaattaattttttcattattttgttgaaaaattttcacctatatatatttaaaactcCATTTCGAAAAGTCTGAAGTTTACAGACAATATATCTACTACAAAGAAAATCTCATACTACAGGAAAAAAGTTTACAGAAAGGTTTACAAAAGAAAAGTacaaattttacagaaaaactgacaagaactacagaaaaaagtataaaaagccTACAGAAAATGCCTCTACTACAAACAAAGATCTATTACTacaggaaaaaaaattacagaaaggTTTACAGCAAACAAATGAAGTTTTTAGAAAggtgtacaaaataaaaatacaaattctaCAGAAAAACTGACaagaactacagaaaaaagtataaaaagccTACAGAAAATGCCTCTACTACAAGCAAGACCTATTACTACaggaaaaacaaattacagaaaaca from Diorhabda sublineata isolate icDioSubl1.1 chromosome 8, icDioSubl1.1, whole genome shotgun sequence carries:
- the LOC130448064 gene encoding mitochondrial enolase superfamily member 1-like; translation: MSRSLTLENLKISSLDVKDIRFPTSLQADGSDAMHTDPDYSCAYVTIKLQSGLEGYGLTFTCGRGTEVIVAACESMRPLVVGQIVTDIYKDFGTFWRSLTSESQLRWIGPEKGVTHLATAAIINALWDLWGKLVKKPVWQLLADMEPEQLVACIDFRYLTNVVTKEEAIEMLKKGKEGKEQRMNKLLESGYPCYTTQAGWLGYSNEKIQHLAQKYMDAGFNAFKVKVGKNLKDDAKRLEFIRNIIGWDKTLMVDANQVWEVQEAIDWMKELAKFKPLWIEEPTSPDDVLGHAEISKALKPLGIGVASGEMCCNRVLFKQFLQTDAIQYCQIDSARIGGVNEILSVYLMAQKLGVKVCPHAGGVGLCEMVQHLQMWDYVALSGTSDGKWVEYVDQQHEHFVYPTLIENAHYLAPRAPGYNTELKKEAIEDYVYPNGKEWESMFAKGIFSDPRKKK